The Fulvia fulva chromosome 11, complete sequence genome segment GTCGATGACGAGTCTACCGATTTTGGACCAGAGTTCTGCGGGAAGTGCGAGGATGCTGGTGGGCTTTGAATATCGGTCAGTTGGAGGGTTGTGTAGGGAGGTTGAGGTGTCACTGACTTGCTTGGTTGTAGTGATTGGTTTGTCCATGGTAGTGAGTATATGTCTCTGTTGTGACTTGCAGTGAGTAGGTCAATTGTGCTGTGAGTAGAGCAGGCACTGTTGTGGAAGTGTGGTAAGTCGTCTCATTTCATGAGCACTTTGCTAGCAAACGCCATGTCTTCAATTCTGGAAAGCTCTATTCACATGCGGACTCGCTTGATGCCGATACCCGAACGCACGGCCCAAAGACTACTACTGCTACCGTGATGAAATGGCCCTTCAATCATGATGTGGTGACAACCAATACAGGTTTCCGAGATCCTGCACCCATTCGGCCTCTAGCGAGAACCAGGCCCATTCATGCGCACCGCATACCAGTTTGCTTCCTATGCTCCGCGCAGCGGGACAAGAACCATGTCTCCCTTTTCAGCGGCAGTCTCTCTCCCTTCACCGAAATCGCACCACATACTTCCTCCAAGGCCCCTCAGCTTCCTCGAGCAAAACCAGTGACAAGCTAACTCTCCATGCCTCCTCGAGCTGATACTCAAGAAGTTGCACAGAACGTGGTAAGGCCTCTGTGCAAATGCCGCTGATAGCACGACGCATCTCCGGATCTAATGCTCGCAGCCAATTGCCAAGTTTGACGACACTGTATGTGGGAAACCAGATCACAGTCCTAGTAGAGAAGAAGTAGGGGAGTAGTTCTTCGCGGAGTACTCGGCAAGTGCGGGTGATGGGTGGCTGGAAGTAGCGGGGAGGGTGAGTGAAGAAGTCTCCGGATGTGATGGGCTTGGAGACATCGACTGCGAGCTTGCCGATCTTGGACCAGATCTCGGCGGGGAGGTCGAGGAGAGAGGTAGCCTAGGCAGGGTCAGTAAGCTGTGACGGATGGGGTTACAATGGAGCTTACCACTTTGATATCGTCCATCTTCGCGATCAAACTGGAGTCTGACGTCCTGGCGGCGGATCTGTGTTGTTAGGTTGGTGCAGCTTGATGAACTGTCCAGGAAAGTCAAGGGTTTGGAGCCGCAATCTGTGTCATTCGCGGCAGCGGGACGCTCGTTTGAGGTGCACGGACAGGTCACATGCATATTTGATATGTTTTTGACTCTTACTGCCCGTTCGTTTCAAGACCAGCTTGACTATCGAAGCCGATGTGCATCCAACTAGTATGGGTCGCGGAAGATCTGCACGTCTTGTTTGTCTCCCCTACCTTCCTTCGTCACCAACGTCGCATTTCTGAAATCATCCCCCAAACACCACCTCCATCATGCCAGCGCTATCCTCCTGCCACGACCACACCCGTAAGTACTCCTCAAGCGCCTCACCTTCGAGAGGCTTACCCTCAGCGAAGATACCACGAACCAAGTGCCGCATGTCCGGCTCGAGGGCGTGCAGCCACTTTCCAATCGCGACAATGGCTAGCTTGTCGCATGGTGCCCCACCGACCTCGATCTTCGTGCTGAGGAAGTAAGGAAGAAGCTCTTGCCGCAGAGCCCGAGATGCCTGGATGATGCCAGGCTGGTATGGCCAGCTCTCGCCGCGGATGAAGTAGCTACCGGTCAAGGTGTAGGCGTTGTCGACAGCATATCTGCCAATCTTTGACCAGATTTCTGCTGGGAGGTTGAGGAGCGATTTGCGCTGGTCATGTGTCAGTTGCGTCTGGTGGGTAGAGTCGAAGTTCACCTACTGGTTTGATAGTGCCGGTAGCGCTTCTTTTGAGGTGAGGCGCGTGGTGAGGCGCCATTTCGATGGTGGTGCAAAGTACTCAGTAGGAATGTGGCGGGCGGTGGCGAGGTGTTAGGTGCTTGACGGGGTTGAGACTGGAGCGAGTGTAAGGTGAAGTCATGTAGTCTGTTTGCATTTGTTGTGATGGAGAAAGTGAGGCATCCCCCAGGGTGCTGCATCTGCTGGAAATGGCCGGCCGCACATCCGCTGCCTAGCGCTCCCATTCACCTGCTCTCCACCCCCACTCATCACTCGAACCTCAACTCGTACATCTCCACCGTCGTCCGATTCTTCTCCCTCCAAAACGTGATCTTGAGCTTGGAGTTGACCGCGTAGGACCAAAGATCTATGTCAACGGCACTCAGACGCACACCGCGGACGCGTCGGCGCATGTCTGAGGACATGGCATGTAGCCAGCGTGCGACCGTGGAGAAATCAGCGGGACTCGTCCCGCACATGACGAGGACTCTGGTTCTGTAGAGGTATGGAAGTAGTTCATGTCGGAGGGAACGGCAGGTGCGTATGATCGCAGGCTGATATGACTTTCGTGTTTTCCAGTATTGGATCGTTTCGAGCGATCGCTCTGTGATGAGGGGTGAGTCGTCGATCACCAGCTTGCCTATCTTGGACCATAGTTCTGGTGGAAGGTCAAGGAGGCCGGTGCGCGGTTTGAGATCAGCGACCTGTTCTGGAGGTCGACCTGAACCCTTTACTTTGGCGTTCTCGACTCTGATGGCGTTCGTACTCATGGCCGCTATAAGACTTTGTTGTCGTGTGGTCGCACACTCATTATTTGTGTCAAGCTGATCGCGAAAGAAAGCGCCACGAGGTGAAGTGCAGCCGTTTGAAGCCAACGACCGGCAAGTCCCGATGGCATACAACTAGCTGCCTCACTTGCACACCACATTCGAATCCCAGCGCTCCATAAGATTGCTCCTTACAAGAACTTGACTCGATACACTAAATTCACATCATTTGTCGCGACAGGACAGAGCTCAAGCTCATACTCAACGCTCCACGTTGTGTCCATGTAATCCTTCATTGTTTCAAGATCTTCCTCAGCGTACTTTCCAGATCCGACTTGGACCTTCCAGCCTCCGATAAGTCTCCTCGTGCCCCTTTCGAGTGCTCTCAGAAACCGACCACACTCGGTCCACTTATAACCCCGCTTCCAGCAATCGGTGAACAGCTCGTTCCTCCTGAAGAAATATGGCAGAAGCTTTCCTCGTAAGGTACGGCAGGTTTGGGCGATTGGCGGCTGAGCCAAGCTCTCGCTGAGGCTGTGAAAGGGACTCCACCAATCCTCGATCCAGGCGTCGGTCGAGAGTTTGCCGATGTGAGACCAGAGCTCTGGTGGGAGGTCGAGGAGGCTGCGGCGATCAGACATGGTGATCAGGATCGGATCGGATTGGGTGGTTCCATTGTTGGTGTTTGAAGCTTCAATGTCTTGATTGCTGCTGTGGCTTTTGTATGCGACGCGTTTCACTAGTCAATTGTGTGAGGTGGTGTCGAGCAAGTTCCAAGTGAAATGGCAGGTAGTACGTGGCCGAGCGATGAAGCGGAACCTGGCACGTTGCTTTGGAAGCATGTGTCACTGTCACTGCCACTGGTGATGGCCATGCAATTGTCAAGGTTTCGCAGTGCTAGCACATTCAGACTTTGCCGCCTAGACACATGTGCTGTACCATTATGTACACAGAACGGGCCAGTTTGCTTTGGCGGAGCGTGAATGCGCCTTGCTGCTGTGCAGGACCCTTGGCAAACTCCATACACGTCCGCTGTGCGCTGGGCTAAGTCGCACTCGGAGTCCTGAAGTCGTTTTGCGTCGCGAGTAGGTCGCTTCCTTCGCTATGGAATAGATCTAGGCCAGCTCACGCATTGACTTCGGTCTCGAATCACACTTGTTGAACGGCGTTGAGGGCGAGAAGCTCTTGGGCTAATGAATCCTTCAACCCTGGCCGTTCTGCTCACTGATGCCGTCGCTTCGGCATATCTCTTTATCCTTAAGCACCCGACTGGCTTTCTCCTCTCTCAAGGCTTCGTAATCTCCTGTGCCCATAGTTGCATCTCTGTTCCTCAGGAAGTAATCTATCCGATCTTGCCTGCTGTTCATGCTCGCCTCTTGTCTGACCTTTCTCAGCTCTTTCGCAGCCCGATCATGTACAATATCCCTTTGCTCCACAAAGTAATGTCCCGCTTCCTGAGCTCGGCCGTAGTTCAGCGAGCTACCCATGACGGCCAATGCCACGATCAATGCCAGAAAGTATGAGTTGGCCATGTACACCGGTGCCGGTCTTTCCCTCTTGATGCCTTCTTTGTTCTCCCGCCATCTCTCCCAGTCTTCCCAGGTGGCATTCGCCCAGACTGTGTCGTTTGGATCGTAGCTGTGCGTGAAAGGCTGTGATCCGCCATATGCGGACGGCTGGCCCCAGGAGCTACTCCCAAATTCAGCCTTGCCTTCCCAACCAGCACCAAAGCGGTCGTATGCACTCCGCTTGGCAGGATCTGAGAGGATTGTATGCGCTGCTACAATGAGACGATAGCGCTCCATCTTGATGTTGTCTGCCACACCATGATTGCAGCGACTGTTTAGGTCTGGGTGATACAGCTTGACCAGGCGATTGAATGTGCCTTTGGAGTATGCAGCACTCTGCTTCAATTCGAAGATTTGGTATGGCGTTGGTTGTGAGAGACCTTTCGGTGCTGTAGGCCAGACATGGTCGGGTTCTGATCGTTCCTGCTGGTCTGCCGGGTCCCTAGCATCACCCGCTATCGTTGCATATCCTGACCGGTGTGCATGTTTCTGTCGCGTGCTCGGTCGTGGCCCTGGGCGTGATGACGTCGATGGCTGTGTCGTTGCTGTTGGTATCGTGAAGGAGTGAAAGCTGTTGGCAGCGGCGAGGAAAGAACTAGACTTCTTGAGGATCATCATCGAAGGTATGCGCACACAGACACATCGTCGCAGGTGTAGTACTCAGGTAGAGATATCTGATATCGAGGGGTGAGAAGGAAAGAGCGTGTTTGAGCAATGCGAGATCGGACCCTCGGAAGATCGTTTGCGGGGTGGGCCCGATGGCCGAAAGCTTGTCTCGCGAACTTTCCTCGCGTCAAACAGCAGGCGCGTGGGCGCGTCCTGTCCTCAGCAACGACATCAACAAGGCAAGAATTCTTGAGGTCGAGCGTTATCATGTACAACTTTGTGCAGAAGACTTTTGCCACAAGTGATACTTACAACGATCACTGGCCTCCCTAAGTACTCACATTTCGCTGCTCATCCGGAGCAGGTCGTGCAAGATGCCTTTCGACGGCGAGAGTGGTCAGGTCTACGACGAAAGGATCGTACGCGCACAGCGATCTGGCTGTGCCAAAGGCGAATGTCGATGGATAGGCAGATGCGTTGGTATACCGCCGGTGCTTGAAGAGATGTATCCCAAAACGAGATCTCTCCAGGATATGTTACTGGCCACTATTCTGCGCAATCTGGATCTGCTAGACATCCAGTGCTTAGCAACAGTGCCATCGATCATACTGGAGCAATTATGGACAGCCATCAGGCGTAGCAGATTGGATCACATTCGAATCTGGACCGGATTTGCCACTACCGGGGTGTTCGGTTCGATGGACAGATCGAGGTTACAAAAAGCCGCTTTGTGTCGCTCTCACGGCATGGCAGTCATAATCAAAGAGGTCAACAGCCCTGCGTTACAATGGCTGGTGAATCTCACGCTGCAGACTCTCGAATGCGCGCCTGTGGACCTGCTACACATCAGCACCCTGCACAATCTGCGTAATCTCATCATCCGCGGCGACGCAAAGGCCTCAGTCTGTCTCACCGACAGTGTTATGCGCGAATGGGCATTCGCAGCACGCGATAAGAATGCGCTCAGCAATCTTCAAATGATCTTTGCAGACCACCATCCTGATCTGACCGCTTGGTCTATTCAACACCTTGGCCACTTCAAGCAGCTTGACACTTTCTGTGCTCTGGCTTGCGGTTTTGAGAGGCGAGCGAGTTACAAGGCGAAGGAGCTAGGCTGGGCGTCTGGCAGCAGGTGCGCTACTCAAATGGCTGTCGTGATGACATACTGACTCCTATAGGTTCCTTACATTCGCGAAGAGCCAACTTCGACTGCGTAGCGTAAGCGAGGGTGGAATGTTGGAAGAGCTGCCTTGGCTTCAGACGATTGGCGATTACATTTCACATCGCCGAGGGACTGCGCTCAATCTGACAGACAACGTTCCAAGGATCGAACTCTCGGTTGGTCAAGTGCGAATTGAGGGCTGCCCTCTTCGCTGTACATTCAGTATACTCGATGGCGGACTGCTGTGCTTGGAGCGTGGGCCAGATTTCGAGCGGCCGTGCAACGACGATCAGATTCCATCCACGGCTCCTGTCAGTAAACGTCGCAAGCTCAAGAGTGGCAAGATGGTGAGAATGGACCAACTACTGGACTTATGAAAGATGGCCCCCAAATCTAGGGACATGACACAGTCGTAGTACCACAGCTATCAATACAGCGCCTGATCGGAGTCGGCTCGAGCAATGCTTGCGACAACGGCCTCGAAGGTGACATCCGGCTCTTTGTTGTAGCGGAGTGACACCCTCTTCCCAAGTATCCTGGCAAAGTTCGGCAGCACTGCAAATCAGCCGGTGTCGTTCGCAGCGGTCGCCAAAAGCCTATGTCACTCTGCTGCAGCCAGATGCTGTACAGGCGTGGATTTGATTGGAACAGGACTGACCACAACCGAAGCGGAAGTCCGAGCTGGACACTCCGACAGCTGCTTATCGTCCTTCGCGCCACCTGCACATCATGATGTAAGCTTGGTTTGCTGAAGTCACTCCTGACATTGGCAAGACAGATCATGAGAATGTTGAGTGCCAACGGATCTAACGATACGATCGCGCGAAATTTCAGACGCCAGAAGATTGTCATCGGCACAAAAAGAGTCTAGTAGTATAAGGACGGCGTAAAGCAAACAGCACACGTCATTTGTTGCAAAGGCTCTTCGTTGCACAGTACAAGAGACTCACCGTCACTCATGTCATCGAGAGGTTTGCGGTCCGCGGACGCCCCTCTCGGCGGAGGTCGCAGACCTCACACCACCCGACGCGCTTCACCCGAGGATACAGCTTCGGAATCATCGAGACCCAAGATCACATCGGCGTGTGACTCGTGCAAGCGCAGAAAGGTAAAATGTACAGGCCTCCAGCCCTGCGAGAAATGCATCAATAGCGGCGTGGCATGCACTTTCGGGAGCTATACAAGTCGGGTAGGCCAAGATCATTGGACGTTGCAGACTCACCGCTGACATCTGATCAGTATGTCCGTGGCTTTGCAACATTATGTTCCAACACACTGATGTTGTCTCTTATCCAGGACAACGGCAGTATCTTACACGCGGCACCTCGAAGAGAAGGTCGGCGAACTCCAGGCACTTCTGAACGAGCAGCCCCATGTTGAGAATGGTGCGGGAGTCTGCCAGTGTCACCAAAGACAGTCGGACCGCTAACTCGGTTGACATAGAAGATGAGTCCGATCACGTTCAGCGATCAAAGAGCATTGCGAGGGACAATGTTGTGGATATACTTACAGGTCCTGAGGACGACTTCATATCACCAAGTCAGTCTTCAGGCTCACCCTTGTCAGTCTTAGTCCCCTTCAAAAGTGAGTTTTACGGATCGCTCACGGACTTTGCAGCTTTCATGGCCGCTTTGCTGGGCTTAGCATGCTACGCACCATGCGAGACCTCTGCACGAAAGCAGCTGGCACCCCACCCTCCGCTGCGGAACAACCTAGAAGGACTCTGGTAAGACTTCGGTGTTCCGCTACTGGAATCGTTCCATGACCTGACGACTGCAATGTAGGCTGAGGCTTTTGATTTCGATCTCCTTGACACGCCGTCATACAATCGCATGGCATCGTTTGCGCTGTTGCCGTCACGTGAGAGAGTACAACGGATGGTAAGCATCGCGCTAGACAGTGCTCTTAACTGCCAAGATCCTGTCGATCGTGAGCGGCTGGGTGCACAGATCGATGACCTTTACGAACGAAATGCAGACGACTATACGCAGAAGAATCGCCAAGCTTTGGGCCTGGTCTATGCTTTGATGGCCCTGGGGCGAAGGTACGAGCCAGATGCCGCTGACGAGAACACAAACAGAGGCTCGGAACTCTTGGTGTTGAAAGGGTCGGTTGATGAACATGAAGTTGTTACGCTACAGGACTGACGATGCACAGCGTGACATACTTCCGAGCTGCAAGAAGTATCATCGACACGAGCGACACACACGACCTTGATGCTGTTCGTACGCTGGTCGTCATGACAGTCTACCTGCTATCATCTTCGATGATCTCGAAAGCATATACGTGCATATGTACTGCCGTCAACTTCTCCATGAGGCTAGGCTTACACGTTTCCGGCGCTTCCTTAGCGTCAAAATTTCAGAACTCAGAGCTGACCGACCGCCGTCGAGTATTCGCAGTCTTGAACCTTCTGGACACCTATATGTCCTGCATTTTGGGTCTTCCAAATATCCTCCGCGATGCAGATCCAAGCCAGATAGTCCCAGCGCCCGAGGAGGAAATGGAAGATGAGGGCACAGACTTTGTCGCTCGGAACCCATTCACGCCACTCTCGGAGACGATCCTCTCGGCCAAGCTCTTCCGGATCGAGGCAGAGATACTGGGAGAGCAGTTCTCAAGGGACAGGTACTCCGTAAATGACCACGGAAAGCACGAGATAGACTATCGCTTCGTGGCTAACATCGAAGCCAAGCTCCAGGACTGGCACGAAGCGCTTCCAGGAATGCCACCAGACTCCCTGGGGGACCAAGCGCTGAAATCACAGATCATGCTTCGTTTCTGCCACGCCGCAGTGCAGTTGATGCTATATCGACCATTCGTTCACCACGTTGTACGCAGCCAGGAGGATCCCGACTTCAACTACAAAGGCTACGCTCTTGGCTCATCCTGTATCCGGACATCAATGCAGGCCGTATGGTTAGTGGATGCTTTTGATCGTCACGGATACCTGCACGAAGCTTTATGGCAAACAATCTACATCCTCGCACTAGCTGGCAGTTCGCTGATGTTGTTCGTGCTGGGTGCGCGTGAGGGATCTCCAACCATAGCTGAGAGCCGGCATGCGGCTCTCAAGGCAAGGGAACTGCTCGGGAAACTCGCAAGCAAGAACATCTCTGCCAGACGGTGTTTCGAGTCTTTGTCGGATCTACCTGAGTCTGCACCGGCACGTCCTCCTACACAGGAGGATACCAGTCGTGATGCTTCACCACACTCGCGCTTCATGATGGGCATTGGTGCAGCAGTAGAGCCTGCTGCGACATCTGTTACGCCATTGGTTAGAATGTCGACGGCAGATACCGAGAACGATACGAGACCGCTTGGCCAGCAATGAGACATAGGTCTTCCCTAATCTTCTGACTGCTATGGAACACTTTCGGATAAAGTGCGATTTGCATCGGAAGCTTGTCAATTAAGAACATTGCGTAGTGAATGAAGAAACGCAGATCTCTCCTACCTGCACTTTATCCGTTCCTGGTTGTTACAGATGTGCCAAGAAGTCGTCATGCAGTACGAGCAGTTCTTCCGCCTTGGCCGATCAACTTCTCAAGAAGTCCGACTCCATACCATACCAGCAATACCGTTCCACACGATTGACCTGCAAGACTCCATCATGAAGAACTCTGTCACTACGGCTGCGGTCGCAGCACAATGCCTACTGGTATTCGCAAGCGTACTTCCTCGACAAGATTCTGCCTATGCTGGCTACTTGATCTCGACGTTCTCCGATCCAGAACCTAGTGTGCAGCAGTACCTTTCCAAAGGCAATGATCCTGGGGCGTACACTTTCTTGAACGATGGTAAGCCGATACTGGACTCTACGGTGGGAACGGGCGGCGTACGTGATATCTACTTGACGCATAATGGTGACCGATCACAGTGGTATCTGCTAGCAACAGGTAAGATACCTTTCACTCGAGTCACAAAAGTTGACCTTTGGACTTACCTTTTGATCCCAGACCTCGACATCAATGCACCCGGCTTCAACTGGGACATCGCAACCCGCAACGGCAGCCAAAGCCTCGTCATCTGGAGCTCCTCCAACCTAGTCGACTGGTCCGACGCAGTCCTCACAACGGTCGAGACTCCCACAGCAGGCATGACCTGGGCCCCTTCAGCAGTCTGAGACGATACCGCCAACCAATTTTACCTTTTCTGGGCCTCTCGCCACTACTTTGAGTCCGATACAGCCCACTCCGGAACCGCCACCCTCGATCGCATCCGCTACGCAACTACAACCGACTTCATCACTTTTAGCGCTCCACAGGACTACCTAGCCCTCGACGACACACCCCTCATAGATCAGGAGTTCCAAAACCTCGGCGAACCCGGCCACTGGGCACGTTTCCTCAAGAACGAGACGACGCTGCAGGTGTACCAGGAGATTACTACGGATGGTTTGTTTGGGAAGTGGACGAGGGCTGAGGGCTATGTGAGGGATGAGAGTCCGAGGGAAGGGACGGCAGTATTCAAGGATAATTTGCAGGAGGGTTTGTATCATATGTTGCTGGATGATTACACGCAGGATGTGCCATTTGAGACCAGGGATATTCTTAGCGGAGTGTGGACGCCGTCGAGTTTTGAGGACTTCCCGAGGAGTTTGAAGCATGGGAGCGTCACGCCGCTCACGAAGGAGGAGTATGAGGTTGTGGCGGGGAGGTATGGGGTGTAGGCTTACTGGATATAGCGAGATGAACGCTTGTGTGATGAAGCCACGAGCTTTACCCTTTCCTCCTCGTGCCGAGCTGGCTGCATGCATTACCGAGCAGGAGTATTCATCGCATCCGGTCGGGATTCTGGTCCGAGCTTAGTGTTGAGGTACTGTGCCAGGAGAGTCCTGGGACGACGGCAACATCACATCTACCAGGTCCTGAAGCCCGAGTACCTCACTGCCAACGTTATTGATGACCATGATATTGATGTCGTTGCTTGCATGCCTGCAGAGAGTTCCAGACATGTTGTATGCCGATCAGACGTTCTGATCGATCAATCCAATCAGCACGTCCAAAATGAACGACGACGTTGCAGTCACTCATCACCTCATCTTCCCGAACAACCTCTTCGGTCAACACGGAAGCGGACAGCATAACCTCCTACCTATCGTCGAGTTACCATCGGGCTGCCTAACCGCACGGCCCGTCACATCAGCGGCTCCTTGTACTTCCTGCCTGTCAGCAGAGAAGGCTTCTAAACTCATACTGTGCTGCTTGCCATGTCCACAGACCAATCGTTCTTCTCCTCCGACAAACGAATCAGCGTTCTCTCTCCACGAGTACTAGCGTATCTCTGCTCCTTCTGCCGAGTTGGTTGCATTCCCGAGTGTCATCGAAGGGGACCAACTTCGCCGATATCTCCCTATCTACTACTGATGCCGACCATGTTGAGCGCGTTGTGGAACCCTGGAAGAAATGCTGACTTTGTCGTCCACCTGAGCAGTCTGAATGATTCCTCCACGAAGTTTCTTGCTACTTGCCGCAGACAAGTTCGTATGCTCCAGTTTCTGCCGTCCTATCCACCTACAACTCCTTTCTCGCCCCCCAACAAACGCAAGAGGCTTGCCCTCACGTCCCGTGTGTACTGTACCGCCGCCGCCTCTGCCTGTGTCTCTTCGGCTGGAATTGGCGTGGATAATGCTACCTGGTCGCTCCGTCGGGCGTGCAGAGTGGCAC includes the following:
- a CDS encoding NADH-dependent flavin oxidoreductase iliE, producing MMILKKSSSFLAAANSFHSFTIPTATTQPSTSSRPGPRPSTRQKHAHRSGYATIAGDARDPADQQERSEPDHVWPTAPKGLSQPTPYQIFELKQSAAYSKGTFNRLVKLYHPDLNSRCNHGVADNIKMERYRLIVAAHTILSDPAKRSAYDRFGAGWEGKAEFGSSSWGQPSAYGGSQPFTHSYDPNDTVWANATWEDWERWRENKEGIKRERPAPVYMANSYFLALIVALAVMGSSLNYGRAQEAGHYFVEQRDIVHDRAAKELRKVRQEASMNSRQDRIDYFLRNRDATMGTGDYEALREEKASRVLKDKEICRSDGISEQNGQG